A window of Candidatus Poribacteria bacterium genomic DNA:
CCTTTATGGCGTGGAGACGAAATGGATAGAAAACAGAGAATCACGAAAACTCTTCTTGGATGGTTATGTCCAGTTTTACTATTATCTGTCGGATGTGATGATTTGTCTCTGGACATGTTTGATAATAAGGAAACTGCACCCGCGATAGGTTCCATTGATGGTAGTGTTGTCGCGGCAAATACGCAATTTGGCTTTAACCTGTTCAATGACATCCGCAAAACTGAGCAGAATAAGAATATTTTCATCTCACCATTTAGTATTTCCATCGCCTTGGCAATGACACTGAACGGCGCATCCGGTGAAACTGAACAAGCAATGACCAACGCCTTGCAACTACAAGGATTAGACTCTGAAGCGATTAATGTTGGCTATGCCGGATTGCGCCAAACACTTCAAACATCAGACCCGAAAGTTATACTGACGATTGCAAACTCCCTCTGGGCACGTCAAGATGTTCCGTTCAAGCAGGATTTCCTGCAGCGAAACACCCAATTTTTCGGTGCTGAGGTCTCAACATTAGATTTTACGGACCCAAACACCCTAACAACAATTAATCAGTGGGTAAATACCAACACCAACGGTAAGATTACAAAAATCCTTGACGAAATCAACCCCGCTGCGGTGTTATTTCTTATCAACGCTATCTATTTCAAAGGGTCGTGGCAGACGGAATTTGAGCCAGCGCGCACACGCGACGGGACTTTCCATCTCGCAACCGGCGGTGAAAAGCAGGTACCGATGATGACAAAGACGGGTGATTATCGGTATTACGAAAATTATGAAGAAAATTTTCAAGCAATCAGTCTCCCTTACGGCGCTGGACGAATCAGCATGTACATCTTCCTGCCCTACCGTGAATCCGACCTCAATACCTTTTTAGATGGTTTAAACACTGAGAATTGGGAGAATTGGATATCGCAGTTTCGCGAGCAAGAGGTGTTCCTCAGCATGCCCAAATTTAAGTTGGAATATGAAAAAACGCTTAACAATCCGCTGCAATCACTTGGTATGGGTATAGCGTTTGCGCCAGGGGGTGCAGACTTCAGCCGGATGGCAGATTTGGAGGTTTTGGGTAGAAATTTGTACATCGAGGAAGTCTTCCATAAAGCTGTTGTTGAAGTTAATGAAGAGGGCACTGAAGCCGCAGCAGTCACCAATATCACGGTTGGCGTACCCAGTGCACCACCTGCGTTTATTGCAGACCGTCCCTTTTTCTTTGCGATTCGTGATAACGAGACAAAAACTGTCCTATTTATGGGCATTGTGGTAGATCCATAGATCGAATACGAATTATGGTTCATACAAATGCACTCGGTTATCAATTCGCTCCCGTGCCGGTCAATCAAGGTAAGTTTTCCAAAGTGGCAAAACA
This region includes:
- a CDS encoding serpin family protein, which encodes MDRKQRITKTLLGWLCPVLLLSVGCDDLSLDMFDNKETAPAIGSIDGSVVAANTQFGFNLFNDIRKTEQNKNIFISPFSISIALAMTLNGASGETEQAMTNALQLQGLDSEAINVGYAGLRQTLQTSDPKVILTIANSLWARQDVPFKQDFLQRNTQFFGAEVSTLDFTDPNTLTTINQWVNTNTNGKITKILDEINPAAVLFLINAIYFKGSWQTEFEPARTRDGTFHLATGGEKQVPMMTKTGDYRYYENYEENFQAISLPYGAGRISMYIFLPYRESDLNTFLDGLNTENWENWISQFREQEVFLSMPKFKLEYEKTLNNPLQSLGMGIAFAPGGADFSRMADLEVLGRNLYIEEVFHKAVVEVNEEGTEAAAVTNITVGVPSAPPAFIADRPFFFAIRDNETKTVLFMGIVVDP